The following proteins are co-located in the Synchiropus splendidus isolate RoL2022-P1 chromosome 14, RoL_Sspl_1.0, whole genome shotgun sequence genome:
- the bend7 gene encoding BEN domain-containing protein 7 isoform X3 → MEFGERKRRRKSPSFKLVADEDCEPPDQDSSEEPGEDDVWLGEDGMEIKKQITGMMRLLTDKTGRVYQRVEVEHSQPSPEDRPTACPQPALKNPTVNNWNATACAGSSSAHISNLTPCDAKQYGTRSVVSKWNYKDERAGDVNVAPCNVQENSCCTCNCKGTLNSILYELRAMRRLMQTQRASLDAHEPTAPLCHTRFSPGHSTRWRRRQFYKVTPGLMSSPEVATVSTERAECGSKEEFELPNIGAISEVSASTPTVDPASANSHNSLLPRMKEPLATGVLQSPEVRLAEDYDVFISKAQLDSILVNYTRSGSLLFRKLVCAFFNDATLANSLPNGKRKRGLNDNRKGLDQNIVGAIKVFTEKYCTEHKIDKLPGPRDWVQILQDQIKLARRRLKRDAAETDDPASGP, encoded by the exons ATGGAGtttggagagaggaagaggcgaAGGAAGTCACCGAGCTTTAAACTGGTCGCGGATGAAG ATTGTGAACCACCAGATCAAGATTCAAGTGAGGAGCCCGGGGAGGACGACG TCTGGCTGGGAGAAGACGGAATGGAGATCAAGAAGCAAATCACAGGAATGATGAGGCTCTTGACTGACAAGACTGGTAGAGTGTACCAGCGTGTGGAGGTAGAGCACAGCCAACCCTCACCTGAGGACAGACCGACAGCTTGTCCGCAGCCAGCTTTGAAGAACCCGACAGTCAACAACTGGAATGCCACAGCGTGCGCCGGATCTTCATCCGCACATATCTCCAACCTGACCCCCTGTGACGCTAAACAGTATGGCACAAGATCTGTGGTCTCCAAGTGGAATTACAAGGATGAGAGAGCAGGTGACGTGAATG TTGCCCCCTGTAATGTCCAGGAAAACAGCTGCTGCACTTGCAACTGCAAAGGCACCCTAAATTCTATCCTGTACGAACTGCGAGCCATGAGAAGATTGATGCAGACTCAAAGGG CATCCTTAGACGCACATGAGCCAACAGCACCGCTTTGCCACACCCGCTTCAGCCCTGGCCACAGCACTCGTTGGAGGAGAAGGCAGTTTTATAAAGTGACGCCGGGGCTTATGTCCAGTCCTGAGGTTGCTACTGTTTCAACTGAGAGGGCTGAATGTGGAAGCAAGGAGGAGTTTGAATTGCCCAACATTGGTGCCATCTCTGAAGTTTCTGCATCAACACCAACGGTGGATCCAGCATCAGCAAACTCACACAACTCTCTTTTGCCGCGGATGAAGGAGCCTCTGGCAACAGGGGTGCTGCAGTCA cctgaggtgcgACTTGCAGAAGACTATGATGTGTTTATTTCAAAAGCCCAATTGGATTCCATCCTGGTCAACTACACACGCTCCGGGAGCCTTCTGTTCCGAAAACtg GTGTGTGCGTTCTTTAATGACGCCACGCTGGCCAACTCGCTACCGAACGGAAAAAGAAAGCGAGGACTCAATGACAACCGTAAGGGCCTGGACCAGAACATTGTGGGTGCCATTAAAG TGTTCACAGAGAAGTACTGCACTGAGCACAAAATAGACAAGTTGCCTGGCCCGCGGGACTGGGTTCAGATCCTGCAAGATCAGATCAAACTTGCCCGGAGGAGACTGAAGCGAG ATGCTGCGGAAACAGATGACCCAGCGAGCGGACCTTAA
- the bend7 gene encoding BEN domain-containing protein 7 isoform X1, with translation MEFGERKRRRKSPSFKLVADEDCEPPDQDSSEEPGEDDVWLGEDGMEIKKQITGMMRLLTDKTGRVYQRVEVEHSQPSPEDRPTACPQPALKNPTVNNWNATACAGSSSAHISNLTPCDAKQYGTRSVVSKWNYKDERAGDVNVAPCNVQENSCCTCNCKGTLNSILYELRAMRRLMQTQRASLDAHEPTAPLCHTRFSPGHSTRWRRRQFYKVTPGLMSSPEVATVSTERAECGSKEEFELPNIGAISEVSASTPTVDPASANSHNSLLPRMKEPLATGVLQSPEVRLAEDYDVFISKAQLDSILVNYTRSGSLLFRKLVCAFFNDATLANSLPNGKRKRGLNDNRKGLDQNIVGAIKGKQIFYRFFFFQFTDVRLCPVFTEKYCTEHKIDKLPGPRDWVQILQDQIKLARRRLKRDAAETDDPASGP, from the exons ATGGAGtttggagagaggaagaggcgaAGGAAGTCACCGAGCTTTAAACTGGTCGCGGATGAAG ATTGTGAACCACCAGATCAAGATTCAAGTGAGGAGCCCGGGGAGGACGACG TCTGGCTGGGAGAAGACGGAATGGAGATCAAGAAGCAAATCACAGGAATGATGAGGCTCTTGACTGACAAGACTGGTAGAGTGTACCAGCGTGTGGAGGTAGAGCACAGCCAACCCTCACCTGAGGACAGACCGACAGCTTGTCCGCAGCCAGCTTTGAAGAACCCGACAGTCAACAACTGGAATGCCACAGCGTGCGCCGGATCTTCATCCGCACATATCTCCAACCTGACCCCCTGTGACGCTAAACAGTATGGCACAAGATCTGTGGTCTCCAAGTGGAATTACAAGGATGAGAGAGCAGGTGACGTGAATG TTGCCCCCTGTAATGTCCAGGAAAACAGCTGCTGCACTTGCAACTGCAAAGGCACCCTAAATTCTATCCTGTACGAACTGCGAGCCATGAGAAGATTGATGCAGACTCAAAGGG CATCCTTAGACGCACATGAGCCAACAGCACCGCTTTGCCACACCCGCTTCAGCCCTGGCCACAGCACTCGTTGGAGGAGAAGGCAGTTTTATAAAGTGACGCCGGGGCTTATGTCCAGTCCTGAGGTTGCTACTGTTTCAACTGAGAGGGCTGAATGTGGAAGCAAGGAGGAGTTTGAATTGCCCAACATTGGTGCCATCTCTGAAGTTTCTGCATCAACACCAACGGTGGATCCAGCATCAGCAAACTCACACAACTCTCTTTTGCCGCGGATGAAGGAGCCTCTGGCAACAGGGGTGCTGCAGTCA cctgaggtgcgACTTGCAGAAGACTATGATGTGTTTATTTCAAAAGCCCAATTGGATTCCATCCTGGTCAACTACACACGCTCCGGGAGCCTTCTGTTCCGAAAACtg GTGTGTGCGTTCTTTAATGACGCCACGCTGGCCAACTCGCTACCGAACGGAAAAAGAAAGCGAGGACTCAATGACAACCGTAAGGGCCTGGACCAGAACATTGTGGGTGCCATTAAAGGTAAACAGATATTTtaccgcttttttttttttcaattcactgACGTGAGGCTGTGTCCAGTGTTCACAGAGAAGTACTGCACTGAGCACAAAATAGACAAGTTGCCTGGCCCGCGGGACTGGGTTCAGATCCTGCAAGATCAGATCAAACTTGCCCGGAGGAGACTGAAGCGAG ATGCTGCGGAAACAGATGACCCAGCGAGCGGACCTTAA
- the bend7 gene encoding BEN domain-containing protein 7 isoform X2 has translation MNRNNNLFDSDADCEPPDQDSSEEPGEDDVWLGEDGMEIKKQITGMMRLLTDKTGRVYQRVEVEHSQPSPEDRPTACPQPALKNPTVNNWNATACAGSSSAHISNLTPCDAKQYGTRSVVSKWNYKDERAGDVNVAPCNVQENSCCTCNCKGTLNSILYELRAMRRLMQTQRASLDAHEPTAPLCHTRFSPGHSTRWRRRQFYKVTPGLMSSPEVATVSTERAECGSKEEFELPNIGAISEVSASTPTVDPASANSHNSLLPRMKEPLATGVLQSPEVRLAEDYDVFISKAQLDSILVNYTRSGSLLFRKLVCAFFNDATLANSLPNGKRKRGLNDNRKGLDQNIVGAIKGKQIFYRFFFFQFTDVRLCPVFTEKYCTEHKIDKLPGPRDWVQILQDQIKLARRRLKRDAAETDDPASGP, from the exons ATGAACAGAAATAATAACTTGTTTGATTCTGATGCAGATTGTGAACCACCAGATCAAGATTCAAGTGAGGAGCCCGGGGAGGACGACG TCTGGCTGGGAGAAGACGGAATGGAGATCAAGAAGCAAATCACAGGAATGATGAGGCTCTTGACTGACAAGACTGGTAGAGTGTACCAGCGTGTGGAGGTAGAGCACAGCCAACCCTCACCTGAGGACAGACCGACAGCTTGTCCGCAGCCAGCTTTGAAGAACCCGACAGTCAACAACTGGAATGCCACAGCGTGCGCCGGATCTTCATCCGCACATATCTCCAACCTGACCCCCTGTGACGCTAAACAGTATGGCACAAGATCTGTGGTCTCCAAGTGGAATTACAAGGATGAGAGAGCAGGTGACGTGAATG TTGCCCCCTGTAATGTCCAGGAAAACAGCTGCTGCACTTGCAACTGCAAAGGCACCCTAAATTCTATCCTGTACGAACTGCGAGCCATGAGAAGATTGATGCAGACTCAAAGGG CATCCTTAGACGCACATGAGCCAACAGCACCGCTTTGCCACACCCGCTTCAGCCCTGGCCACAGCACTCGTTGGAGGAGAAGGCAGTTTTATAAAGTGACGCCGGGGCTTATGTCCAGTCCTGAGGTTGCTACTGTTTCAACTGAGAGGGCTGAATGTGGAAGCAAGGAGGAGTTTGAATTGCCCAACATTGGTGCCATCTCTGAAGTTTCTGCATCAACACCAACGGTGGATCCAGCATCAGCAAACTCACACAACTCTCTTTTGCCGCGGATGAAGGAGCCTCTGGCAACAGGGGTGCTGCAGTCA cctgaggtgcgACTTGCAGAAGACTATGATGTGTTTATTTCAAAAGCCCAATTGGATTCCATCCTGGTCAACTACACACGCTCCGGGAGCCTTCTGTTCCGAAAACtg GTGTGTGCGTTCTTTAATGACGCCACGCTGGCCAACTCGCTACCGAACGGAAAAAGAAAGCGAGGACTCAATGACAACCGTAAGGGCCTGGACCAGAACATTGTGGGTGCCATTAAAGGTAAACAGATATTTtaccgcttttttttttttcaattcactgACGTGAGGCTGTGTCCAGTGTTCACAGAGAAGTACTGCACTGAGCACAAAATAGACAAGTTGCCTGGCCCGCGGGACTGGGTTCAGATCCTGCAAGATCAGATCAAACTTGCCCGGAGGAGACTGAAGCGAG ATGCTGCGGAAACAGATGACCCAGCGAGCGGACCTTAA
- the sephs1 gene encoding selenide, water dikinase 1 isoform X2, protein MSVREAFNPESYELDKNFRLTRFAELKGTGCKVPQEVLEKLLETLQENHYQEDEQFLGAVMPRLGIGMDTCVIPLRHGGLSLVQTTDYIYPIVDDPYMMGRIACANVLSDLYAMGVTECDNLLMLLGVSNKMSEKERDKVMPMIIQGFKDASEEAGTSVTGGQTVLNPWVVMGGVATTVCQPNEFIMPDNAVPGDVLVLTKPLGTQVAVAVHQWLDIPEKWNKIKLVVTQEDVELAYHEAMMNMARLNRTAASLMHTFNAHAATDITGFGILGHAQTLARQQRSEVSFVIHNLPVLAKMAAVSKACGNMFGLMHGTCPETSEEQSEHKWRVVERQSEMMVQLCCNRSSKAQ, encoded by the exons ATGTCGGTGAGGGAAGCTTTTAACCCTGAAAGCTATGAGCTTGACAAGAACTTCAGGCTCACACGCTTTGCTGAGCTCAAAGGCACAGGCTGCAAG GTGCCTCAAGAGGTTTTAGAGAAGCTGCTAGAAACCCTGCAGGAGAACCACTATCAAGAAGATGAACAGTTCCTTGGAGCAGTAATGCCCCGATTAG GCATAGGCATGGACACATGTGTAATCCCATTAAGACACGGTGGCCTTTCACTCGTCCAGACAACAGATTACATCTATCCAATTGTGGATGACCCTTACATGATG GGGCGAATCGCGTGTGCCAATGTTCTAAGTGACCtgtacgccatgggagtgaccGAATGTGATAACCTTTTAATGCTCTTGGGGGTCAGCAACAAAATGTCTGAGAAG GAGAGAGATAAAGTCATGCCCATGATCATCCAGGGATTTAAAGATGCTTCAGAGGAGGCAGGTACTTCAGTAACAGGAGGACAGACGGTTTTGAACCCCTGGGTGGTGATGGGGGGAGTCGCGACAACGGTGTGTCAGCCCAACGAATTCATCAT GCCAGACAATGCAGTTCCAGGAGACGTGTTGGTGTTGACCAAACCATTAGGAACACAAGTTGCTGTTGCAGTTCATCAGTGGCTTGATATT CCAGAGAAATGGAATAAGATCAAGTTGGTGGTGACGCAGGAGGATGTGGAGCTGGCCTATCATGAAGCAATGATGAACATGGCCCGCCTCAACAGAACAG CGGCAAGCCTCATGCACACCTTCAACGCTCACGCAGCCACAGACATCACAGGATTTGGAATCCTGGGTCACGCTCAGACTCTCGCACGGCAACAACGCAGTGAAGTCTCCTTCGTCATCCACAACCTTCCAGTGCTCGCCAAGATGGCCGCCGTTTCCAAGGCCTGTGGGAATATGTTTGGACTCATGCACGGCACCTGTCCGGAAACATCAG AGGAACAGTCAGAACATAAGTGGAGAGTAGTCGAGCGTCAGTCAGAGATGATGGTTCAACTTTGTTGCAACCGCAGCAGCAAAGCGCAGTGA
- the sephs1 gene encoding selenide, water dikinase 1 isoform X1, translating to MSVREAFNPESYELDKNFRLTRFAELKGTGCKVPQEVLEKLLETLQENHYQEDEQFLGAVMPRLGIGMDTCVIPLRHGGLSLVQTTDYIYPIVDDPYMMGRIACANVLSDLYAMGVTECDNLLMLLGVSNKMSEKERDKVMPMIIQGFKDASEEAGTSVTGGQTVLNPWVVMGGVATTVCQPNEFIMPDNAVPGDVLVLTKPLGTQVAVAVHQWLDIPEKWNKIKLVVTQEDVELAYHEAMMNMARLNRTAASLMHTFNAHAATDITGFGILGHAQTLARQQRSEVSFVIHNLPVLAKMAAVSKACGNMFGLMHGTCPETSGGLLICLPREQAARFCAEIKSPKYGEGHQAWIIGIVEKGNRTARIIDKPRIIEVAPQAATQNVNPTPGATS from the exons ATGTCGGTGAGGGAAGCTTTTAACCCTGAAAGCTATGAGCTTGACAAGAACTTCAGGCTCACACGCTTTGCTGAGCTCAAAGGCACAGGCTGCAAG GTGCCTCAAGAGGTTTTAGAGAAGCTGCTAGAAACCCTGCAGGAGAACCACTATCAAGAAGATGAACAGTTCCTTGGAGCAGTAATGCCCCGATTAG GCATAGGCATGGACACATGTGTAATCCCATTAAGACACGGTGGCCTTTCACTCGTCCAGACAACAGATTACATCTATCCAATTGTGGATGACCCTTACATGATG GGGCGAATCGCGTGTGCCAATGTTCTAAGTGACCtgtacgccatgggagtgaccGAATGTGATAACCTTTTAATGCTCTTGGGGGTCAGCAACAAAATGTCTGAGAAG GAGAGAGATAAAGTCATGCCCATGATCATCCAGGGATTTAAAGATGCTTCAGAGGAGGCAGGTACTTCAGTAACAGGAGGACAGACGGTTTTGAACCCCTGGGTGGTGATGGGGGGAGTCGCGACAACGGTGTGTCAGCCCAACGAATTCATCAT GCCAGACAATGCAGTTCCAGGAGACGTGTTGGTGTTGACCAAACCATTAGGAACACAAGTTGCTGTTGCAGTTCATCAGTGGCTTGATATT CCAGAGAAATGGAATAAGATCAAGTTGGTGGTGACGCAGGAGGATGTGGAGCTGGCCTATCATGAAGCAATGATGAACATGGCCCGCCTCAACAGAACAG CGGCAAGCCTCATGCACACCTTCAACGCTCACGCAGCCACAGACATCACAGGATTTGGAATCCTGGGTCACGCTCAGACTCTCGCACGGCAACAACGCAGTGAAGTCTCCTTCGTCATCCACAACCTTCCAGTGCTCGCCAAGATGGCCGCCGTTTCCAAGGCCTGTGGGAATATGTTTGGACTCATGCACGGCACCTGTCCGGAAACATCAG GTGGTTTGCTCATCTGCCTTCCTCGCGAACAAGCCGCACGCTTCTGCGCCGAGATCAAGTCTCCAAAATACGGCGAGGGCCACCAAGCCTGGATCATTGGGATTGTAGAGAAGGGCAACCGTACGGCTCGCATCATCGACAAGCCTCGGATCATAGAGGTGGCGCCGCAAGCAGCAACCCAGAATGTCAACCCGACGCCCGGTGCAACTTCCTAA